The proteins below are encoded in one region of Pseudophryne corroboree isolate aPseCor3 chromosome 8, aPseCor3.hap2, whole genome shotgun sequence:
- the GSN gene encoding gelsolin isoform X1, producing MGNTNAAGACCVPRPSEMVVDHPEFEKAGKAPGLQVWRIEKFDLVAVPKNMYGSFFTGDAYIVLNTIKQRSGNLQYDLHFWLGNECTQDESGAAAIFTVQMDDHLGGQPIQNREVQGYESSTFLGYFKSGIKYKAGGVASGFTHVVPNDVNVQRLLQVKGRRMARATEVDVSWSSFNQGDCFILDLGDEIYQWCGSKANRFEKLKATSVSKDIRDNERHGRAKVYVVEEGMEREKMIQVLGDKPDLPEGPSDDIKADATNRKLAKLYKVSNGGGAMSVSLVADENPFTQSALNSDDCFILDHGSDGKIFVWKGKNANLEEKKEALKTSTEFISKMGYPKQTQVQVLPESGETPLFKQFFKNWRDKDQTEGMGVAYIPNHIAKIDNVPFDVSSLHESTAMAAQHGMVDDGSGEKQIWRIEASEKVPVSESHYGQFYGGDSYIILYNYRHGGKKGQIIYTWQGLDSTKDEITASAFLSAQLDEELGGGPVQGSRTQVRVVQGKEPAHLLSLFGGKPLIVYKGGTSRDGGQTADSDTRLFQIRASSSGFTRAVEVDATASNLNSNDAFVLKTPSATYIWIGQGASDPEKRGAQELLSVLGVSGSQIAEGRETDDFWGALGGKAPYRTSSRLKDKMNTHPPRLFACTNKTGRFIIEEVPGELTQDDLATDDVMLLDTWDQVFVWIGNEAQEEEKKEALSSASKYIASDPANRDKRTPIAVIKQGFEPPTFTGWFLGWDNDFWDVDPLEKALAELSM from the exons CCTTCAGAAATGGTGGTTGATCACCCAGAGTTTGAGAAGGCCGGAAAAGCCCCCGGCCTCCAGGTATGGAGAATCGAGAAGTTTGATCTTGTGGCCGTTCCAAAGAACATGTACGGGTCCTTCTTCACCGGAGATGCCTACATTGTCCTGAATACCATCAAGCAGCGCTCGGGGAACCTGCAGTACGACCTGCACTTCTGGCTGG GCAATGAGTGCACTCAGGATGAAAGCGGGGCTGCGGCTATCTTCACCGTGCAGATGGACGATCATCTTGGGGGGCAACCCATCCAAAATCGCGAGGTCCAGGGGTACGAGTCATCGACTTTCCTGGGTTACTTTAAATCTGGCATCAAGTACAAG GCAGGTGGAGTGGCCTCGGGTTTCACACATGTGGTTCCCAATGATGTGAATGTGCAGCGACTGCTCCAGGTGAAAGGCCGACGCATGGCCAGAGCCACAGAGGTCGACGTATCCTGGTCGAGCTTCAACCAGGGAGATTGCTTCATCCTTGATCTGGGTGAT GAAATCTACCAGTGGTGCGGCTCAAAGGCCAACAGGTTCGAGAAGCTGAAAGCTACAAGCGTCTCCAAAGACATCCGGGACAATGAGCGCCACGGCCGCGCCAAAGTCTACGTGGTGGAGGaggggatggagagagagaaaatgattCAG GTTCTGGGAGATAAGCCAGATCTACCGGAGGGACCCTCAGACGACATTAAAGCGGACGCTACCAATAGGAAACTTGCGAAGCTTTACAAG GTCTCCAATGGCGGTGGAGCCATGTCTGTGTCGCTGGTTGCCGACGAGAACCCGTTCACGCAGTCCGCCCTCAACTCTGATGACTGTTTCATCCTGGATCACGGCTCCGATGGAAAGATCTTCGTATGGAAAG GTAAAAATGCCAACTTGGAGGAAAAGAAAGAGGCCTTGAAAACCTCTACAGAGTTCATCTCCAAAATGGGATACCCCAAACAAACCCAG GTGCAAGTCCTGCCGGAGAGTGGAGAGACTCCGTTGTTCAAACAGTTCTTCAAGAACTGGCGGGATAAGGACCAAACGGAAGGCATGGGCGTCGCGTATATTCCCAACCACATTGCCAAAATCGATAACGTTCCCTTCGATGTCAGCTCATTACACGAATCCACGGCCATGGCGGCTCAGCACGGAATGGTGGATGACGGTTCTGGCGAGAAACAG atttGGCGCATTGAAGCTTCGGAGAAAGTGCCAGTATCCGAATCGCATTACGGACAGTTCTACGGCGGAGACAGTTACATTATTTTATACAATTACAGACACGGAGGCAAAAAGGGCCAAATTATCTACACCTG GCAAGGGCTGGACTCTACGAAGGACGAGATAACGGCCTCCGCCTTCCTGAGCGCCCAGCTGGACGAAGAGCTTGGGGGTGGCCCGGTTCAG GGTTCAAGGACCCAG GTCAGAGTCGTCCAGGGCAAAGAGCCCGCCCACTTGTTGAGTCTGTTTGGTGGGAAACCGCTGATTGTCTACAAAGGGGGAACGTCCAGAGATGGTGGTCAGACGGCCGATTCAGACACGCGTCTCTTCCAAATCCGGGCGTCGTCCTCTGGGTTCACCAGAGCAGTGGAG GTGGATGCCACCGCCAGTAATCTGAACTCCAATGACGCCTTTGTCCTGAAGACTCCCTCTGCCACCTATATCTGGATAGGGCAGGGTGCTAGCGATCCTGAGAAACGGGGTGCCCAGGAATTACTGAGTGTGCTTGGAGTGTCTGGGTCGCAGATAGCTGAAGGCAGAGAGACTg ACGACTTCTGGGGGGCGCTGGGTGGAAAGGCGCCGTACCGCACTTCCAGCCGGCTGAAGGACAAGATGAACACCCACCCGCCTCGCCTGTTTGCCTGTACCAATAAAACCGGGCGTTTCATT ATTGAGGAGGTCCCGGGCGAGCTGACGCAGGATGATTTGGCCACCGATGACGTTATGCTCCTCGACACATGGGATCAG GTGTTTGTCTGGATCGGTAACGAAGCGCAAGAGGAGGAGAAGAAAGAAGCCTTGTCATCTG CTTCCAAGTACATTGCGAGTGACCCTGCCAACAGGGATAAGAGAACCCCCATCGCAGTTATCAAACAAGGGTTTGAGCCCCCCACATTCACTGGCTGGTTCCTTGGATGGGACAATGATTTCTGGGACGTGGACCCTCTGGAGAAAGCGTTGGCTGAGCTGAGTATGTGA
- the GSN gene encoding gelsolin isoform X2 — protein MGNTNAAGACCVPRPSEMVVDHPEFEKAGKAPGLQVWRIEKFDLVAVPKNMYGSFFTGDAYIVLNTIKQRSGNLQYDLHFWLGNECTQDESGAAAIFTVQMDDHLGGQPIQNREVQGYESSTFLGYFKSGIKYKAGGVASGFTHVVPNDVNVQRLLQVKGRRMARATEVDVSWSSFNQGDCFILDLGDEIYQWCGSKANRFEKLKATSVSKDIRDNERHGRAKVYVVEEGMEREKMIQVLGDKPDLPEGPSDDIKADATNRKLAKLYKVSNGGGAMSVSLVADENPFTQSALNSDDCFILDHGSDGKIFVWKGKNANLEEKKEALKTSTEFISKMGYPKQTQVQVLPESGETPLFKQFFKNWRDKDQTEGMGVAYIPNHIAKIDNVPFDVSSLHESTAMAAQHGMVDDGSGEKQIWRIEASEKVPVSESHYGQFYGGDSYIILYNYRHGGKKGQIIYTWQGLDSTKDEITASAFLSAQLDEELGGGPVQVRVVQGKEPAHLLSLFGGKPLIVYKGGTSRDGGQTADSDTRLFQIRASSSGFTRAVEVDATASNLNSNDAFVLKTPSATYIWIGQGASDPEKRGAQELLSVLGVSGSQIAEGRETDDFWGALGGKAPYRTSSRLKDKMNTHPPRLFACTNKTGRFIIEEVPGELTQDDLATDDVMLLDTWDQVFVWIGNEAQEEEKKEALSSASKYIASDPANRDKRTPIAVIKQGFEPPTFTGWFLGWDNDFWDVDPLEKALAELSM, from the exons CCTTCAGAAATGGTGGTTGATCACCCAGAGTTTGAGAAGGCCGGAAAAGCCCCCGGCCTCCAGGTATGGAGAATCGAGAAGTTTGATCTTGTGGCCGTTCCAAAGAACATGTACGGGTCCTTCTTCACCGGAGATGCCTACATTGTCCTGAATACCATCAAGCAGCGCTCGGGGAACCTGCAGTACGACCTGCACTTCTGGCTGG GCAATGAGTGCACTCAGGATGAAAGCGGGGCTGCGGCTATCTTCACCGTGCAGATGGACGATCATCTTGGGGGGCAACCCATCCAAAATCGCGAGGTCCAGGGGTACGAGTCATCGACTTTCCTGGGTTACTTTAAATCTGGCATCAAGTACAAG GCAGGTGGAGTGGCCTCGGGTTTCACACATGTGGTTCCCAATGATGTGAATGTGCAGCGACTGCTCCAGGTGAAAGGCCGACGCATGGCCAGAGCCACAGAGGTCGACGTATCCTGGTCGAGCTTCAACCAGGGAGATTGCTTCATCCTTGATCTGGGTGAT GAAATCTACCAGTGGTGCGGCTCAAAGGCCAACAGGTTCGAGAAGCTGAAAGCTACAAGCGTCTCCAAAGACATCCGGGACAATGAGCGCCACGGCCGCGCCAAAGTCTACGTGGTGGAGGaggggatggagagagagaaaatgattCAG GTTCTGGGAGATAAGCCAGATCTACCGGAGGGACCCTCAGACGACATTAAAGCGGACGCTACCAATAGGAAACTTGCGAAGCTTTACAAG GTCTCCAATGGCGGTGGAGCCATGTCTGTGTCGCTGGTTGCCGACGAGAACCCGTTCACGCAGTCCGCCCTCAACTCTGATGACTGTTTCATCCTGGATCACGGCTCCGATGGAAAGATCTTCGTATGGAAAG GTAAAAATGCCAACTTGGAGGAAAAGAAAGAGGCCTTGAAAACCTCTACAGAGTTCATCTCCAAAATGGGATACCCCAAACAAACCCAG GTGCAAGTCCTGCCGGAGAGTGGAGAGACTCCGTTGTTCAAACAGTTCTTCAAGAACTGGCGGGATAAGGACCAAACGGAAGGCATGGGCGTCGCGTATATTCCCAACCACATTGCCAAAATCGATAACGTTCCCTTCGATGTCAGCTCATTACACGAATCCACGGCCATGGCGGCTCAGCACGGAATGGTGGATGACGGTTCTGGCGAGAAACAG atttGGCGCATTGAAGCTTCGGAGAAAGTGCCAGTATCCGAATCGCATTACGGACAGTTCTACGGCGGAGACAGTTACATTATTTTATACAATTACAGACACGGAGGCAAAAAGGGCCAAATTATCTACACCTG GCAAGGGCTGGACTCTACGAAGGACGAGATAACGGCCTCCGCCTTCCTGAGCGCCCAGCTGGACGAAGAGCTTGGGGGTGGCCCGGTTCAG GTCAGAGTCGTCCAGGGCAAAGAGCCCGCCCACTTGTTGAGTCTGTTTGGTGGGAAACCGCTGATTGTCTACAAAGGGGGAACGTCCAGAGATGGTGGTCAGACGGCCGATTCAGACACGCGTCTCTTCCAAATCCGGGCGTCGTCCTCTGGGTTCACCAGAGCAGTGGAG GTGGATGCCACCGCCAGTAATCTGAACTCCAATGACGCCTTTGTCCTGAAGACTCCCTCTGCCACCTATATCTGGATAGGGCAGGGTGCTAGCGATCCTGAGAAACGGGGTGCCCAGGAATTACTGAGTGTGCTTGGAGTGTCTGGGTCGCAGATAGCTGAAGGCAGAGAGACTg ACGACTTCTGGGGGGCGCTGGGTGGAAAGGCGCCGTACCGCACTTCCAGCCGGCTGAAGGACAAGATGAACACCCACCCGCCTCGCCTGTTTGCCTGTACCAATAAAACCGGGCGTTTCATT ATTGAGGAGGTCCCGGGCGAGCTGACGCAGGATGATTTGGCCACCGATGACGTTATGCTCCTCGACACATGGGATCAG GTGTTTGTCTGGATCGGTAACGAAGCGCAAGAGGAGGAGAAGAAAGAAGCCTTGTCATCTG CTTCCAAGTACATTGCGAGTGACCCTGCCAACAGGGATAAGAGAACCCCCATCGCAGTTATCAAACAAGGGTTTGAGCCCCCCACATTCACTGGCTGGTTCCTTGGATGGGACAATGATTTCTGGGACGTGGACCCTCTGGAGAAAGCGTTGGCTGAGCTGAGTATGTGA
- the GSN gene encoding gelsolin isoform X3: MVVDHPEFEKAGKAPGLQVWRIEKFDLVAVPKNMYGSFFTGDAYIVLNTIKQRSGNLQYDLHFWLGNECTQDESGAAAIFTVQMDDHLGGQPIQNREVQGYESSTFLGYFKSGIKYKAGGVASGFTHVVPNDVNVQRLLQVKGRRMARATEVDVSWSSFNQGDCFILDLGDEIYQWCGSKANRFEKLKATSVSKDIRDNERHGRAKVYVVEEGMEREKMIQVLGDKPDLPEGPSDDIKADATNRKLAKLYKVSNGGGAMSVSLVADENPFTQSALNSDDCFILDHGSDGKIFVWKGKNANLEEKKEALKTSTEFISKMGYPKQTQVQVLPESGETPLFKQFFKNWRDKDQTEGMGVAYIPNHIAKIDNVPFDVSSLHESTAMAAQHGMVDDGSGEKQIWRIEASEKVPVSESHYGQFYGGDSYIILYNYRHGGKKGQIIYTWQGLDSTKDEITASAFLSAQLDEELGGGPVQGSRTQVRVVQGKEPAHLLSLFGGKPLIVYKGGTSRDGGQTADSDTRLFQIRASSSGFTRAVEVDATASNLNSNDAFVLKTPSATYIWIGQGASDPEKRGAQELLSVLGVSGSQIAEGRETDDFWGALGGKAPYRTSSRLKDKMNTHPPRLFACTNKTGRFIIEEVPGELTQDDLATDDVMLLDTWDQVFVWIGNEAQEEEKKEALSSASKYIASDPANRDKRTPIAVIKQGFEPPTFTGWFLGWDNDFWDVDPLEKALAELSM; encoded by the exons ATGGTGGTTGATCACCCAGAGTTTGAGAAGGCCGGAAAAGCCCCCGGCCTCCAGGTATGGAGAATCGAGAAGTTTGATCTTGTGGCCGTTCCAAAGAACATGTACGGGTCCTTCTTCACCGGAGATGCCTACATTGTCCTGAATACCATCAAGCAGCGCTCGGGGAACCTGCAGTACGACCTGCACTTCTGGCTGG GCAATGAGTGCACTCAGGATGAAAGCGGGGCTGCGGCTATCTTCACCGTGCAGATGGACGATCATCTTGGGGGGCAACCCATCCAAAATCGCGAGGTCCAGGGGTACGAGTCATCGACTTTCCTGGGTTACTTTAAATCTGGCATCAAGTACAAG GCAGGTGGAGTGGCCTCGGGTTTCACACATGTGGTTCCCAATGATGTGAATGTGCAGCGACTGCTCCAGGTGAAAGGCCGACGCATGGCCAGAGCCACAGAGGTCGACGTATCCTGGTCGAGCTTCAACCAGGGAGATTGCTTCATCCTTGATCTGGGTGAT GAAATCTACCAGTGGTGCGGCTCAAAGGCCAACAGGTTCGAGAAGCTGAAAGCTACAAGCGTCTCCAAAGACATCCGGGACAATGAGCGCCACGGCCGCGCCAAAGTCTACGTGGTGGAGGaggggatggagagagagaaaatgattCAG GTTCTGGGAGATAAGCCAGATCTACCGGAGGGACCCTCAGACGACATTAAAGCGGACGCTACCAATAGGAAACTTGCGAAGCTTTACAAG GTCTCCAATGGCGGTGGAGCCATGTCTGTGTCGCTGGTTGCCGACGAGAACCCGTTCACGCAGTCCGCCCTCAACTCTGATGACTGTTTCATCCTGGATCACGGCTCCGATGGAAAGATCTTCGTATGGAAAG GTAAAAATGCCAACTTGGAGGAAAAGAAAGAGGCCTTGAAAACCTCTACAGAGTTCATCTCCAAAATGGGATACCCCAAACAAACCCAG GTGCAAGTCCTGCCGGAGAGTGGAGAGACTCCGTTGTTCAAACAGTTCTTCAAGAACTGGCGGGATAAGGACCAAACGGAAGGCATGGGCGTCGCGTATATTCCCAACCACATTGCCAAAATCGATAACGTTCCCTTCGATGTCAGCTCATTACACGAATCCACGGCCATGGCGGCTCAGCACGGAATGGTGGATGACGGTTCTGGCGAGAAACAG atttGGCGCATTGAAGCTTCGGAGAAAGTGCCAGTATCCGAATCGCATTACGGACAGTTCTACGGCGGAGACAGTTACATTATTTTATACAATTACAGACACGGAGGCAAAAAGGGCCAAATTATCTACACCTG GCAAGGGCTGGACTCTACGAAGGACGAGATAACGGCCTCCGCCTTCCTGAGCGCCCAGCTGGACGAAGAGCTTGGGGGTGGCCCGGTTCAG GGTTCAAGGACCCAG GTCAGAGTCGTCCAGGGCAAAGAGCCCGCCCACTTGTTGAGTCTGTTTGGTGGGAAACCGCTGATTGTCTACAAAGGGGGAACGTCCAGAGATGGTGGTCAGACGGCCGATTCAGACACGCGTCTCTTCCAAATCCGGGCGTCGTCCTCTGGGTTCACCAGAGCAGTGGAG GTGGATGCCACCGCCAGTAATCTGAACTCCAATGACGCCTTTGTCCTGAAGACTCCCTCTGCCACCTATATCTGGATAGGGCAGGGTGCTAGCGATCCTGAGAAACGGGGTGCCCAGGAATTACTGAGTGTGCTTGGAGTGTCTGGGTCGCAGATAGCTGAAGGCAGAGAGACTg ACGACTTCTGGGGGGCGCTGGGTGGAAAGGCGCCGTACCGCACTTCCAGCCGGCTGAAGGACAAGATGAACACCCACCCGCCTCGCCTGTTTGCCTGTACCAATAAAACCGGGCGTTTCATT ATTGAGGAGGTCCCGGGCGAGCTGACGCAGGATGATTTGGCCACCGATGACGTTATGCTCCTCGACACATGGGATCAG GTGTTTGTCTGGATCGGTAACGAAGCGCAAGAGGAGGAGAAGAAAGAAGCCTTGTCATCTG CTTCCAAGTACATTGCGAGTGACCCTGCCAACAGGGATAAGAGAACCCCCATCGCAGTTATCAAACAAGGGTTTGAGCCCCCCACATTCACTGGCTGGTTCCTTGGATGGGACAATGATTTCTGGGACGTGGACCCTCTGGAGAAAGCGTTGGCTGAGCTGAGTATGTGA